TTTATCGGCCAATGTAGGGATCGATGCTCTTACTTCAAAACCATCATTCATGAACATTTGAATCGCATATGGGTTTGAATCATTTGGTAGAGCATTTACTTGAGAGATTAGAGAAATTAATTCATTATTTAACTCATTAAGTTGATGAATCATTTTCATCCTCGTTTTTTCATCCTCAAAGCCTACTAATATAGGCATATTCAAACTAGAAGGTGTATTATTTAAGTGTAAAATCGTACCATCACTTAGGACCAAATTATAATGGTCATTTTCTTTTAGATAGGCAACTTGCTGATATTCAGTCACAGAAATTGTAATATCATTAGGCCAATTCCTTTTTACTGATACGTTCTTAACTATTTTTTGTTCTTTTAATAGATTTTCAACTGTATTTCTTTTGAATTCCCATAGAGAATCCCCT
This window of the Rummeliibacillus pycnus genome carries:
- a CDS encoding cell division protein FtsQ/DivIB, with translation MEKIIDIEERIPTLKERRKKRTNRRFLMLIAIFVITLLTLLYFQSPLSHIAKITVEGNHLKSKEYYIKHSGLGKGDSLWEFKRNTVENLLKEQKIVKNVSVKRNWPNDITISVTEYQQVAYLKENDHYNLVLSDGTILHLNNTPSSLNMPILVGFEDEKTRMKMIHQLNELNNELISLISQVNALPNDSNPYAIQMFMNDGFEVRASIPTLADKLKYYPSIISQVKKGEKGVIDLEVGTFYRSYNSEYGASTK